In Thermocrinis minervae, a single genomic region encodes these proteins:
- the rlmB gene encoding 23S rRNA (guanosine(2251)-2'-O)-methyltransferase RlmB, with translation MLVIYGKNPVIEALRSGKSLEKVLVAHDSHPPHQVVKLCKERGIKIQKVPRQKLEELAKTKKTQGIVALLSPIEYVSPEELFWDTKNRNSFFLVLDHITDPQNVGNLLRTCEVLGGVGALMPKDRSCPINQTVVKASSGAVFNLKLSKVPSLAKALLEFKKLGGWVIAVERGGKDIRDVDIPLPCALVLGSEGEGVSKSVLEVSDLVVTIPMAGKINSLNVSSAGAIAMWECVRRQKPGTAPGLP, from the coding sequence GTGCTAGTTATATACGGTAAGAATCCAGTTATAGAAGCTCTAAGGTCTGGTAAAAGTTTGGAGAAGGTATTGGTAGCTCACGACTCTCATCCTCCACACCAAGTAGTTAAACTCTGTAAGGAAAGGGGAATAAAGATACAGAAAGTACCAAGGCAAAAGCTGGAAGAACTAGCAAAGACTAAGAAAACACAAGGTATAGTGGCCTTACTTAGCCCTATAGAGTACGTAAGCCCTGAAGAGCTATTTTGGGATACTAAAAACAGAAACTCTTTCTTCCTGGTGTTGGATCATATCACAGACCCTCAAAACGTAGGAAATCTGCTCAGAACGTGTGAAGTTCTTGGGGGTGTTGGCGCTCTTATGCCAAAGGATAGGTCCTGCCCCATAAACCAGACAGTTGTTAAGGCCTCCTCGGGTGCTGTGTTCAACCTAAAACTCTCTAAGGTACCTTCCTTGGCTAAGGCACTCCTAGAGTTTAAGAAGCTTGGTGGATGGGTAATAGCTGTGGAAAGGGGAGGGAAGGACATAAGAGATGTAGACATACCCTTACCCTGTGCCCTTGTACTTGGATCTGAAGGCGAAGGAGTGTCTAAGAGTGTGTTAGAGGTTTCGGACCTAGTGGTGACTATACCCATGGCAGGAAAGATAAACTCTTTAAACGTTTCCTCTGCAGGAGCTATAGCCATGTGGGAATGTGTTAGAAGGCAAAAGCCTGGCACTGCACCAGGCTTACCTTAG
- the polX gene encoding DNA polymerase/3'-5' exonuclease PolX: protein MNKNKELAKLFERMADMLEFLGENPYRIATYRRAAEILSELDQDVEELVKTGKIRELPGIGESTIEKIVEYLRTGTIKRYEELKKQVPEDLLELLEVPGIGPKTLRLAYDKLKIRTKDDFIRALRTGKLAFLPGFGEKKIQNILRGLELWERSKERMSLIEAYDIGTSYVDYMKQIGHLIEKIELAGSLRRRKETIGDIDILVSAKAENWPRIHEHFIRFPDVKEVLLKGETKSSVVLSNGRQVDLRTVEPHQFGAALQYFTGSKEHNIRIRDIAKEKGLKVNEYGVFRADTGEYLGGATEEEVYSLLGMQTPPPEIRENTGEVELALQGKLPRLVDYSDIKGDFHMHTNWSDGVASLEQMVRTAYELGHKYIVIGDHSQSSRVANGLDPERYRKQWKEIERLREEYEPLGFHILKGCEVDILPDGSLDLPDELLEEFDFVVASIHSRLNQDNTYRILKAMENPYVNLIGHPTGRAYGSREGYPLDMKKVLQMAKETSTALELNTFRADLPPEWIRRCMEEGVYIAIVTDAHAPKHLSYITLGVGLARRGWARPELVLNTRDYQGVLEFVKEKRRKMGASYIR from the coding sequence ATGAACAAAAACAAAGAACTCGCCAAGCTTTTCGAAAGAATGGCAGATATGCTTGAATTCTTGGGAGAAAACCCCTATCGTATAGCCACCTACAGGAGGGCTGCGGAAATCCTATCCGAGCTTGATCAAGATGTAGAAGAACTAGTCAAAACAGGAAAGATAAGAGAGTTGCCAGGTATAGGTGAGTCCACTATAGAGAAAATAGTGGAGTATCTCCGCACAGGAACCATAAAGAGGTACGAAGAGTTAAAAAAGCAAGTCCCAGAAGACCTCTTGGAGCTCTTGGAGGTACCAGGTATAGGACCCAAAACCCTACGCTTAGCATATGACAAACTCAAGATAAGGACCAAAGATGATTTTATAAGAGCCTTGCGAACTGGTAAGCTAGCCTTCCTACCTGGCTTTGGAGAGAAGAAGATCCAAAACATCCTACGTGGCTTAGAGCTTTGGGAAAGGAGCAAAGAGAGAATGAGCCTTATAGAGGCCTACGATATTGGCACATCCTACGTAGATTACATGAAGCAGATAGGCCATCTGATTGAAAAGATAGAATTGGCTGGAAGCTTAAGAAGAAGGAAGGAGACCATAGGCGATATAGACATACTAGTGTCGGCAAAAGCTGAAAACTGGCCAAGGATACACGAACACTTTATAAGGTTCCCCGACGTGAAAGAGGTTCTCCTAAAGGGTGAGACCAAATCGAGCGTGGTCCTAAGCAACGGTAGACAGGTAGACCTCAGGACCGTAGAACCCCACCAATTTGGAGCTGCTCTCCAATACTTTACAGGTTCAAAGGAGCACAACATACGTATAAGGGATATAGCAAAAGAGAAGGGACTAAAGGTCAACGAGTACGGCGTTTTCAGGGCTGACACAGGTGAGTACCTAGGTGGTGCCACAGAAGAGGAAGTTTACTCTCTTCTAGGGATGCAGACTCCACCTCCTGAGATAAGGGAAAATACGGGAGAAGTAGAGCTTGCCTTGCAGGGCAAGCTTCCTAGGCTCGTTGACTACTCGGATATAAAGGGGGACTTTCATATGCACACCAACTGGAGCGATGGAGTTGCAAGCCTTGAACAGATGGTTAGAACTGCTTATGAACTTGGTCACAAGTACATAGTAATAGGTGATCACTCCCAGTCATCCAGAGTTGCCAACGGCCTTGATCCCGAAAGGTACAGGAAACAATGGAAGGAGATAGAAAGACTGAGGGAAGAGTATGAACCATTAGGGTTTCATATACTGAAGGGTTGCGAGGTGGATATACTCCCCGATGGCAGTCTTGATCTTCCAGACGAGCTTTTGGAGGAGTTCGACTTTGTGGTAGCCTCCATCCACTCGCGCCTTAACCAAGACAACACCTACAGGATACTCAAAGCCATGGAAAACCCATACGTAAACCTCATAGGTCATCCAACAGGAAGGGCCTACGGCTCCAGGGAGGGTTATCCACTGGATATGAAAAAGGTACTCCAGATGGCAAAGGAAACATCAACGGCCCTTGAGCTAAACACCTTCAGGGCTGATCTACCGCCTGAGTGGATAAGAAGATGCATGGAGGAAGGTGTCTACATAGCAATAGTTACTGATGCACATGCACCAAAACACCTGTCTTACATAACCCTAGGCGTTGGCCTTGCACGAAGAGGGTGGGCAAGGCCTGAGCTGGTACTAAACACAAGAGACTATCAAGGAGTCCTTGAGTTTGTAAAAGAAAAAAGGAGGAAGATGGGTGCTAGTTATATACGGTAA
- the fliS gene encoding flagellar export chaperone FliS: MNAYLENMVMTSNPVRLVILLYEKAIACLESALDISRKREQSPEELKEKLENLGRAQEIITVLDSTLDLEKGGEIAKNLREIYQALSNDLVRLSLQDDPETLEKMIKVLWELKSAWEDVEKEHYGKP, encoded by the coding sequence ATGAACGCATACCTTGAGAACATGGTAATGACCTCAAACCCCGTAAGGCTTGTGATCCTTCTGTACGAAAAGGCCATAGCATGTTTAGAAAGTGCCCTTGATATATCTCGAAAGAGAGAACAATCTCCCGAAGAATTAAAAGAGAAACTTGAAAATCTTGGAAGAGCCCAGGAGATAATAACAGTCTTGGACAGTACTCTAGACCTTGAAAAGGGTGGAGAGATAGCCAAGAATCTGAGAGAAATCTATCAGGCTTTAAGCAACGATCTTGTGAGGCTTTCTTTACAAGATGACCCCGAGACGTTAGAGAAGATGATAAAGGTCCTCTGGGAGCTAAAGTCTGCTTGGGAGGACGTGGAAAAAGAACACTATGGAAAACCTTAA
- the fliD gene encoding flagellar filament capping protein FliD — protein MAGEFYLSNVTGQFDWGSIIDQIIQLKSKPLQDIQKQTQQYSQQKDILSGIASSLSAFSSTISGVNIDDLFRAKKADVSDPNVISVNVSQDAPDINFSVNVNKLAQKEILVYGNGFSSLTENIGTSGTFTLRYYTSLTDYKDFTISYNSTDTLQDIVNKINSVQNYVKASVYYDGTNYKLMLSETDEANSTVETAPDLSTKAIHLVGNLPYQFGYNLLIQGAQNAQIQIGSGTPISNPSNTFSNVFSGVSITAKSVGSSNVSIQEDNSKVTDFLNSVLKAYNDVVKKVSEATGLNAPFQGNSVVRGILTDLSTLLDPLVRMGIINYNEDGTASLNTDMLSSLMNSDRNNVYNTLTRLKDALSNYLSKQSNFFNSLIGEYQSRIYSLQKRYEEISQQLAKEEESLRLEFSKVEAFMLQANNIKQRLQDFIVTLSQMQGGKG, from the coding sequence ATGGCTGGAGAGTTCTACCTTAGCAACGTAACAGGCCAATTTGACTGGGGGTCGATAATAGACCAGATAATCCAATTAAAGTCTAAGCCTCTGCAAGATATACAAAAGCAGACTCAACAGTATTCTCAACAAAAGGATATACTCTCAGGCATAGCCTCTTCCCTCTCAGCTTTTAGCTCTACCATAAGCGGTGTAAACATAGACGATCTTTTCAGAGCAAAGAAGGCTGACGTATCCGATCCAAATGTTATCTCTGTCAATGTATCCCAGGATGCACCAGACATAAACTTTTCCGTGAATGTAAACAAACTTGCACAGAAGGAAATCCTCGTTTACGGAAATGGTTTCTCCTCACTCACAGAGAATATAGGCACTTCAGGGACCTTCACCCTCAGGTACTACACCTCACTCACGGACTACAAGGACTTTACCATATCCTACAACAGTACCGACACACTCCAAGATATAGTAAACAAGATAAACTCCGTTCAAAATTACGTAAAAGCTTCTGTCTATTACGACGGGACTAATTACAAGCTCATGCTTTCTGAAACGGATGAGGCAAACTCCACCGTAGAGACAGCTCCTGACCTTAGTACAAAAGCGATACATCTCGTGGGAAACCTGCCATACCAGTTTGGTTATAACCTTCTCATCCAAGGAGCTCAGAACGCTCAAATACAGATAGGCTCTGGAACACCCATAAGCAACCCTTCCAACACCTTCAGTAACGTGTTTTCAGGGGTTAGCATAACGGCCAAGTCTGTAGGCTCTAGCAACGTCAGCATACAAGAAGATAACTCCAAGGTGACAGACTTCTTAAACTCTGTGCTAAAAGCCTACAACGATGTGGTTAAAAAGGTCTCTGAGGCCACAGGACTGAATGCACCCTTCCAGGGTAACTCTGTAGTCAGGGGAATCCTTACAGACCTAAGCACACTCTTAGATCCACTCGTAAGAATGGGAATCATAAACTACAATGAAGACGGTACAGCCTCACTAAACACAGATATGCTGAGCAGCCTAATGAACAGTGATAGAAATAACGTGTATAATACGCTAACACGCTTAAAGGATGCCCTCTCTAACTATCTCTCAAAACAGTCCAACTTTTTTAACTCCTTGATAGGTGAGTATCAGTCAAGGATATATAGCCTGCAGAAAAGATACGAAGAGATCTCACAGCAGCTTGCTAAGGAAGAAGAAAGTCTAAGACTTGAGTTTTCTAAGGTAGAAGCCTTTATGCTCCAGGCGAACAACATAAAACAAAGGCTTCAGGACTTTATAGTTACGCTGTCTCAGATGCAAGGAGGTAAAGGATGA
- a CDS encoding flagellar protein FlaG, whose translation MFNPQTLPQMDNRPAPQPPVQNIPGEIITDEKKTRNLSTEELQKILEEIRRKLDYFNIQLKIDIDKDLEIPVVKIINIETNEVIRQIPPEYLLELMKKIDQMLGILLERRE comes from the coding sequence ATGTTTAATCCACAAACCCTGCCCCAGATGGATAATCGCCCTGCGCCCCAACCTCCTGTTCAGAATATACCAGGGGAAATCATCACGGATGAAAAGAAAACCAGAAATCTCAGCACAGAAGAGCTGCAAAAGATCCTGGAAGAAATAAGAAGGAAGCTTGATTACTTCAATATACAACTCAAGATAGACATAGACAAAGACCTTGAAATACCAGTGGTAAAGATCATAAACATAGAGACAAACGAGGTGATAAGGCAGATACCTCCAGAGTACCTTCTTGAACTCATGAAAAAAATAGACCAGATGCTTGGTATACTCTTAGAGAGGAGGGAGTGA